The following proteins are encoded in a genomic region of uncultured Vibrio sp.:
- a CDS encoding alanine--glyoxylate aminotransferase family protein: MTTQTLFETLNPPQRLLMGPGPINAYPRVHQAISQALIGQYDPVMTGYMTQVQSLYRGVFETQNQQTMLVDGTARSGIEAVLVSVIKPGDKVLIPIIGRFGHLLSEIANRVGATVKTIDVEWGEVCPPELVEKAIKEFQPKLLATVQGDTSTTMNQPLAEFGEICKRHGVLFYCDATASIAGNELKVDEWNLDAVSAGLQKCLGGPSGSSPITLSDQCAELINRRKHVEAGIRADHHTSGEEEIIRSNYFDLSMIMDYWGPERLNHHTEATSMLYAARECARIYLEEGADNVIARHKQAGDAMACGLRAMGLELFGNQKYKMNNVVGVYIPKEVDGNKVRQELLNSFGIEIGTSFGPLDGKIWRIGTMGYNARQEAVLTTLAALEAILIRNKAKIIPGQAVIAAMEKYV; this comes from the coding sequence ATGACAACTCAAACGCTATTTGAAACTTTGAACCCACCACAACGTTTGTTGATGGGTCCTGGCCCAATTAATGCTTATCCACGTGTGCACCAAGCCATTTCACAGGCTTTAATCGGTCAATATGATCCGGTTATGACGGGCTACATGACGCAAGTTCAGTCGCTGTATCGCGGTGTATTCGAAACACAAAACCAACAAACCATGCTGGTTGACGGTACGGCACGTTCAGGTATCGAAGCAGTTCTTGTCTCAGTGATTAAGCCGGGCGATAAAGTACTTATCCCAATTATTGGTCGTTTTGGCCACCTGTTGAGTGAAATCGCGAATCGTGTTGGCGCAACAGTCAAAACCATTGATGTTGAATGGGGCGAAGTGTGTCCACCGGAGCTGGTTGAAAAGGCAATCAAAGAGTTTCAGCCAAAACTTCTGGCAACGGTACAGGGTGATACTTCGACAACCATGAACCAGCCATTGGCAGAGTTTGGTGAAATCTGTAAACGTCACGGTGTGTTGTTCTATTGTGATGCAACCGCATCGATTGCAGGTAATGAACTTAAAGTTGATGAGTGGAACCTTGATGCCGTGTCAGCTGGCCTACAAAAATGTCTTGGCGGACCATCTGGTAGCTCTCCAATTACATTGAGCGATCAATGTGCGGAACTGATCAATCGTCGTAAACACGTAGAAGCGGGTATTCGCGCTGATCACCACACGTCGGGCGAAGAAGAGATCATTCGTTCGAACTACTTCGATTTGTCGATGATCATGGATTACTGGGGCCCTGAACGTCTTAACCACCACACAGAAGCAACCAGTATGCTTTACGCGGCGCGTGAATGTGCACGCATCTACCTTGAAGAAGGCGCTGATAACGTAATTGCTCGCCACAAACAAGCGGGTGATGCAATGGCATGTGGTCTGCGAGCGATGGGTCTAGAGCTGTTTGGTAACCAGAAGTACAAAATGAACAACGTTGTGGGTGTCTACATTCCTAAAGAAGTGGACGGCAATAAAGTACGTCAGGAACTGCTCAATAGCTTTGGTATTGAGATTGGTACGTCATTTGGTCCATTGGATGGAAAAATCTGGCGCATCGGCACAATGGGTTACAACGCACGCCAAGAAGCGGTTTTAACAACACTTGCCGCGCTGGAAGCCATCCTTATCCGTAATAAAGCCAAAATCATTCCAGGCCAAGCAGTGATTGCAGCGATGGAAAAATATGTTTAA